The Streptomyces sp. 135 sequence TTCGGATCGGGCCCGCTGACCGCCCGCCGCATCCTGGAGTCGGTCAAGGGCCTGCGGCGGGCGGTGGAGTGGGTCGACCACGCCTCGGGCCGGCGGCACACCTCGCTGGCCATGGCGATCCCGGTGGCCCTGCCCCGCCCCGAGCGCGGGACGGCGCGCGCGGGACTCGAAGGCCGGCGGTCGCTGCTCCTCGTCGGCGAGTGGGAGGATCCCCTGCTGCCGCCGACCCGCGTCTGGCTCACCGACCTGACCCGGACCCCGGTCCCCGAACTGCTGCGCCTGACGAAGCTGAGCGGCTGGACCGCGCACGGCGTGGACAACGTCGGCGCACGGGTCGGCCTGCGGGACTTCGAAGGCCGGTCCTTCGGCGGCTGGCACCGCCACATGACGCTCGCCTCCGTCGCGCACGCCGTCGCCGCCCTGTCGGAGGCGCCCCCCGCCAGGGCCCGGACCCGCGCCTCCGTCGTCCTGGGACGGCGGGTCAGCGCCGCGCCGTCAGGCCGCCGCCCCGCGCGCGTACCGTGTGCCGGATCCGGTTCAGCCGGAGCGCGATCTGCACCTCGAGACGCTGCGTCGAGTCCTGCCAGCGTTCACCGAGCAGTTCGGTGATCCGCTCCAGCCTGCGGGCCACCGTGTTGGGGTGGACGTGCAGGGCGTCGGCCGTGCGGGTGGCGCTGCCGCCGAGGGAGAAGTAGGTCTCCAGGGTCCGGGTGAGCTCGGTGCCCTGCTGGGCGTCGTACTCCAGGACCGGGCCGATGGCGTCCGCGATGAACCCTCCCGCGTTGGGCTCGTCGGACAACAGCAGCCCCAGGAAACCCAGTTCGCGCGACGAGGCGGCGCCGCCCGCCGAACCGAGCGCGGTCAGCGCGTCCAGGCAGCGCTGCGCCTCCTGAAAGGCCTCCGAGAGCGTCTCCGCGGACGTGACCGGCCCCGCGCTGCCCACCGTCACCGGATGTCCCAGCGCCGCGGCGAACTCCGTGGCCACGGTCCGGCCGGTGGCCCCGGCGTCCGCGCCCGGCAGCAGGAGCACGATCCCGTCCGACTCCACGCTCTTCAGGCCGGAACGCTGATGCGCGTACGACGACGCCCAGAAGGCCCCCCTGCCCTGCGGGTCGTTCTCGGGGCGGGCCACGACGAGCACATGCGGCACGCTCAGGTCGACGGCGAGTCTGCGGGCGCGGTCGGCCAACTGCCGCGCGGACAGCTGCTCGCCGTGGATCAGGTCCTGGAACACCTCGCTGCGCACCTGGAGTTCGGCGAGGCTGGTGCTCTGCTGAAGGAGCAGGGAGACGGCGGTGACCCGCGCCGTCAGGGAGATGATGTGCGTCTGCTGCTCGTCGAGCGGCCGGTCCGTGGCCAGGATCAGCGTGCCGAGCGGTTCCTCGCCCGCCAGGATCGGGCACACCCAGGTGCCGCCGGGCGTCATCACCGGCCGCCCTCCGGGGTGCGCCCCCATGGCGACCTTGCGGAGCTCGGCCTCGTCGAGCCCCGGGACCGGCGTGGCCGTCAGATCGGTGCCGCTCGGGTCGCGGACCAGGAACGTGCCCCCGAGCAGCTCGCCTGCCTCGTCCACCAGCGTGTGCAGATCACCGCCGCGCAGCACCAGGTCGATGAGCCTGGCGTAGACGAGGTTGAGCCGCTGCGCCGAGGCGTACGAGTCCTCGGCGCGGGAAGCGTCGAGCCGGAGCTCGCTCACCTCGTCCTGCGCCCGGCCCAGCCGTTGCGCCTTCTCGATCGCGACCGCCGCCAGGTCGCCGAGCGACGACATGAGGGTGATCTCGTCCGGCGTGAACGACCGCACCTGCCGGTGCCCGACGTAGAGCACGCCCAGGATGGCGGCGTCCCGGCGCAGCGGCACCCCGAGCACGGCGCGCAGCCCCTCCGCCCGCACCGCGCCGTGCGTGGTGTCGGTGCGCGGGATCTCGTCCTCAGCGAGGTAGTCGGCGGTCCACACGGGAGCGGCCCGCTCGGTCACCAGATTGCCGAGCCCGCCCGCGGTGGGCACCCGCATTCCCACGCTGACCATGCTGATGTGACCGTCGGCCGCGTGCACCACCGACTCACCGCCCGCGGGGGAGTGGATCGACAGCCAGGCCATGTCGAGGCCGAGCAGGAAGCGGGCCCGGCGCGCGATGACGGTGAGCAGGCTGCTCAGGTCGTAGGGACGGGTCAGCTCGCGCGCGGTGTCGATGAGCGCCGCGAGTCCGGTCTGCCGGCTGTGCTGCTGGGACATCAGCCCCTGCACGCGCAACGCGAGGTCCTTGGCCCGCTCCACCTGCTTCAGCCGGTCAGGCGTCACTCCCACGGCCAACTGGTCGAGTATGTCCACGATTTCGTCGGTCGCGTTGCCCTGGTGCATGGTTCCTCCCCCGTTGTGGCCTTCCGGCCCGACCCGTGCCGGACCTTCGCCCACAACCGCAGAACCATAAAGAAGGGACAACTTGAGGTCAACAGATTGTTGAAGTGATAAACGCAGGTCAGGACCGGGGCTCGGTGGCCGGGTCACCGCTGGTGGCGGCTCGGCCTGTCGCGGAGGCACCTTCCCGCGGCACTTTCGGGGCGGCAGGGTGATGCCCACACCCGGTGCTCGCCCTATGCCGCAGAGTCACCGGAATCCCCTTTGGAGACGCTCGATGACGCTGCACGTCCAGAACTATGAACGCTCCCTCGAACGCAGCCGCACGTCCCTGACCAGGGCGGACAGACCCCGTACCTTCCACCTCTGCGATCGCGAGTGGGACCTCCTGGACGAGGTGTTCGCCCCCGTCTACTCTCCCTCGACGGGCATCGGCCTGGACTTCCTCGGCCTCGCCGGAGGCGCCCCGGCGTCCTCGACGCGGTCGTTCCTCGACGTGGGGACCGGTACGGGGGTCATCGCCGTCCAGGCGGCGCTGGCCGGCGCCGAGCGGGTCGTCGCCCTGGACATCAACCACCGGGCCGTGCGCAACGCCGACCTCAACGCCCGCCGGCACGGCGTGGCGGACCGCGTGCGGTCGGTGCACAGCGACATGTTCGACGGACTCGCCCCCGACGAGCGCTTCGACACCGTCTTCTGGAGCTCCAACTACGTCCTGGCGCCCGAGGGTTACCAGTACCGCTCCGTCCACGAGTGCGCCTACGTCGACGTCGGCTACCGCGCCCACCGCCGCTTCCTGGCCGAGGCTCCCGAGCGCCTGACACCGCACGGCAGGGCCCTGCTCCACTTCAGCACCCGCGGAGACCTCGGCGCACTGCACCGGATCGCCGACGAGTGCGGCCGGGAGCTGCGCACGGTGGCCGCCGTAGACGTGCTCGAGGGCGTGTACGGCAGCGACCGGGTCGAGCACCTGCTCCTCGAAGTCGTCCCCGCCGGCCGCTGACCCCTGGAACAGACACTCGTGCGCACTCTGCTCGTCGACAACTACGACTCCTTCACGTACAACCTCTTCCACTACGTCACCGAAGCGACCGGCAACGAGCCCGTCGTGGTCCACAACGACGACCCCCACTGGCGCACCGGCATGCTGTCCGGCTTCGACAGCGTGATCATCTCGCCGGGCCCCGGAAACCCGCGCCGCCCCGGTGACTTCGGGATCTGCCGGGAGATCGTCGAGCGCACCGAACTGCCGCTGCTCGGCATCTGCCTCGGCCACCAGGGCATCGGACTGGCCCACGGCGCGCGGATCGACCGGGCACCGGAACCGCACCACGGACGGCTCTCCCCCGTCCTGCACGACGGGCGGGAACTGTTCCGGGGACTGCCCTCGCCGCTGGAGGCCGTCCGCTACCACTCCTTGGCGGTCACCGACCTGCCGGCCGAACTGGCCGCCACCGCGTGGACCCCGGACGGCGTGCTGATGGGCCTTCGCCACCGGACCCGGCCGATGTGGGGGGTGCAGTTCCACCCGGAGTCCATCTGCACGGAGCACGGCTTGCAACTCATGCGCAACTTCGCCGAGTTGTCGCGTGGGTGTGGGGCGGGGCGTCCCGTTCCCGTGGGGGTCGGGCGGCGCGTGGCCGCCGGTTCACCACCCGCGGCACCGGATGCGTCGGCCCCGCGCAAGCTGCGGGTGCTCACCCGGCAGCTGCCGACCCGCTGGGGTGCCGAGGAGACGTACGACCGTCTCTTCCGCCCGAACGCCCACGCCTTCTGGCTCGACAGCAGCCGTTTCGACCCGGCCCGCGGCAGGTTCTCGGTGCTGGGCGACGCCTCGGGGCCGCTGGCCCGCGTGGCCACCGCCGACGTCGCGAGCGGCACGGTCTCCGTGACCTCACGCGCGGGAACGGAAGTGGTCGGCGGCTCCTTCCTGGACTGGCTCGACCGGGACCTGCACGGCGTGAGCGTGCAACTCCCGTACCTGCCAGGCGGCTTCGCGCTCGGCTGGGTCGGATGTCTCGGCTACGAACTCAAGGCCCAGTGCGGCGGTGAAGCGGTGCACCGCTCCCCGCAGCCCGACGCCGTCATGGTCTTCGCCGACCGCGCCCTGGTCCTTGACCACCTGACGGGCCTCACCCATCTGCTCGCCCTGGTCGAGGACGGCCCGGCCGAGCGGACGGATGCCGCCGTCGACTGGCTGACGGCCACCGAGGCCCTGCTCCGCGGCGCGCCCGGCCCACGGCTCGCCGCACCCGTGCCGCCCGCCGACGCGCACGGCCTCCGCCTCCGCCACGACCGCGCCGCCTACCTGGACCTCATCGACGCCTGCCGGGAGGAACTGGCCGCGGGAGAGACGTACGAGGTGTGCCTCACCAACCAGGCCCGGGTGCACGGGACGTTCGACCCGTGGGAGGGGTACCGGCTGCTGCGCCGCGCCCACCCCGCGCCGTTCGGCGCGCTGCTCCAGTTCGACGGGTTCTCGGTCCTGAGCACCTCGCCCGAGCGCTTCATGACCGTCTCGGCCGACGGGCTGATCGAGTCCAAGCCCATCAAGGGAACGAGACCACGCGGGGAGAGCCCGGCCCAGGACGCCGCGCACGTCGCCGATCTGCTGGGCAGCGAGAAGGACCGCGCCGAGAACCTCATGATCGTCGACCTGGTCCGCAACGACATAGGGCGCTGCGCGCGACCCGGCAGCGTACGGGTCACCGGGCTGTTCGAGGTGGAAACGTACGCCACCGTGCACCAGCTGGTGAGCACCGTGCAGGGGCGGCTCGCCCCGGGGCGCACCGCCGTGGACTGCGTGCGGGCGGCCTTCCCGGCCGGCTCCATGACCGGCGCCCCGAAGGTGCGCACGATGCGCGTACTCGACCGGCTCGAAGGCGGGGCGCGCGGTGTCTACTCCGGCGCCCTCGGCTACTTCTCGCTGTCGGGAGCGGCTGATCTGAGCGTCGTCATCCGGACCGCCGTGGTCACCGACGACCGGGTCACCTACGGCGTCGGCGGAGCGATCGTCACGCTGTCCGACCCGGCCGAGGAGTTCGCGGAGACGATGGTGAAGGCGGTGCCGCTGCGGACGCTGACCGGGGCGGAGCTCACCGCGCGGACGCCGGGCCGGCGGACGGACGGCTGAGCCCTGTGCCTCCGTCCCACGCGAGTCCGTCCCTGCCCACTGCTCGGCACCGGTCAGCGGGCGGCGGCGTGCCAGGCGTCGCGGCACCGGGTCAGCTCCGCCGCGAGCAGATCCGGAGCCGTCCGGGGGCCGGCCCCGCCACCCGCGCCGCACAGCAGCAGTTCCTTTTCCCCCTCCCGCACGCCCGGCATGACGTCACCCGCCAACTCGACGCCGGACGCCGCCGCTTCCAGCTCGTGAGCGGTGAGGGCTACGCCCGTGTTCCAGCCGATGAGCCGGGGCAGGTGGTGTGTCCGGAGCGACGACCACAGGAGCGTCGGGGGAGCGACGCTGCCGGCCCGCAGTACCCTCCACCACGCGTTCCTCAGGCGTCGTTCGCGGAGCGCGTACAGGAGCCGGGCCATCGCGATGCCGGGGGTGGCCACGCCGACGTCCGGTACGCCGACGTCGTCCAAGAGGCCGACCGGACAGGTCAGGAGAACCCGGGTCTCCACGGGAGCCGTGCCCGCGACCAGGGCCCGCTCCATGCCGTCGAGCAGCGCGTCGAAGACCCGGTCGGCCTGCTCGACCGTGCAGATCAGCGTGGCGTTGACGCTGATGCCCAGGGCGAGGCACTCGCTCATCGCCTCCAGGCCCGCCTCGGTGGCCGGAATCTGGACCAGCAGGTTCGGTCGGTCCACGGCCGCCCGGAGCGATCGGGCGGCCCGTACCAGGGACGGGGCGTCATCGGCGTACGCGGGATCGACCGGAGCCGACACCAGTCCGGGCGACGACCCGACGAGCGGGGGCACGGACGCCGCCCGCGCCCGCTCGCACAGGCGCCGCACCGCCTGCGGGTCGGGCGGTGCGTGAGCGGGGAGCAGCACGCCGGCCGGGGCCCGGAGGGTGTGCGGGAGCTGGTCCGGTACGGCGATGTGTGGTCCGCCTTCCACGGCCAGCCATGACTGGACCCCTTCGGCGGCGAGTTGTTCCACGAGGCCGACGGCCCGTTGGCTCATCATGCGGTGGATCCTAGAGAGAGCCGCGCCGCCGGAACACCGACCCCCGCAGGCTCTGTCAAGTCTCCCCGCCGGCAGCGAACCCATGGGCAGGGCGGGTCGAACCCATGGGCAGGGCGGGCCGAATCCCTCCCGCGTACAGCCCAGTTGACGAAGTCCCGGCCCGCGTCCTGTGCCGCCGCCCACCGCGTACCTACTGTCTTGCCCGTCGCCGACGAGCATGCGCCGGACACCTGTTCCGGGCCGCACTCCGAAGTCGCCCACCACGGCGCGCCGCGCCTTCCTTCTCCACTGAACCCGCCCTCAGGAGCACACATGACCATTGCCGACATCAAGGTGCCCGACAGCGTCCTGGCCAAGGAGGCCACGGAGCTGGTCCGGGACACGGCCGACGAACTGATCTTCCACCACTCTCGCCGCGTGTACCTCTTCGGCGCGCTGCAGGGGAACCGGCGCGGTCTGTCGTACGACGCCGAACTGCTCTACGTGGGCGCGATGTTCCACGACCTCGGGCTCACCGAGAAGCACCGCACGTCCACTCGTCGCTTCGAGATCGACGGCGCCGAGGACGCCAAGGAGTTCCTCCTGGCGCGCGGCGTCACCGAGGACGCGGCCCGAGTGGTGTGGGAGGCCATCGCCCTGCACACCACCCCCGAGATCCCCACCTACATGGCGCCCGAGATCGCCCTGGTCACAGCCGGTGTCGAGCTCGACGTCCTGGGCATCGGCTACGACGACATCGCCGACGAGCAGCGGGCCGCCGTCGTCGCGGCGCACCCCCGCCCCGACTTCAAGCGCCGGATCCTCCAGGCCTTCAACG is a genomic window containing:
- a CDS encoding transaldolase family protein, with product MMSQRAVGLVEQLAAEGVQSWLAVEGGPHIAVPDQLPHTLRAPAGVLLPAHAPPDPQAVRRLCERARAASVPPLVGSSPGLVSAPVDPAYADDAPSLVRAARSLRAAVDRPNLLVQIPATEAGLEAMSECLALGISVNATLICTVEQADRVFDALLDGMERALVAGTAPVETRVLLTCPVGLLDDVGVPDVGVATPGIAMARLLYALRERRLRNAWWRVLRAGSVAPPTLLWSSLRTHHLPRLIGWNTGVALTAHELEAAASGVELAGDVMPGVREGEKELLLCGAGGGAGPRTAPDLLAAELTRCRDAWHAAAR
- a CDS encoding 50S ribosomal protein L11 methyltransferase yields the protein MTLHVQNYERSLERSRTSLTRADRPRTFHLCDREWDLLDEVFAPVYSPSTGIGLDFLGLAGGAPASSTRSFLDVGTGTGVIAVQAALAGAERVVALDINHRAVRNADLNARRHGVADRVRSVHSDMFDGLAPDERFDTVFWSSNYVLAPEGYQYRSVHECAYVDVGYRAHRRFLAEAPERLTPHGRALLHFSTRGDLGALHRIADECGRELRTVAAVDVLEGVYGSDRVEHLLLEVVPAGR
- the pabB gene encoding aminodeoxychorismate synthase component I; translation: MRTLLVDNYDSFTYNLFHYVTEATGNEPVVVHNDDPHWRTGMLSGFDSVIISPGPGNPRRPGDFGICREIVERTELPLLGICLGHQGIGLAHGARIDRAPEPHHGRLSPVLHDGRELFRGLPSPLEAVRYHSLAVTDLPAELAATAWTPDGVLMGLRHRTRPMWGVQFHPESICTEHGLQLMRNFAELSRGCGAGRPVPVGVGRRVAAGSPPAAPDASAPRKLRVLTRQLPTRWGAEETYDRLFRPNAHAFWLDSSRFDPARGRFSVLGDASGPLARVATADVASGTVSVTSRAGTEVVGGSFLDWLDRDLHGVSVQLPYLPGGFALGWVGCLGYELKAQCGGEAVHRSPQPDAVMVFADRALVLDHLTGLTHLLALVEDGPAERTDAAVDWLTATEALLRGAPGPRLAAPVPPADAHGLRLRHDRAAYLDLIDACREELAAGETYEVCLTNQARVHGTFDPWEGYRLLRRAHPAPFGALLQFDGFSVLSTSPERFMTVSADGLIESKPIKGTRPRGESPAQDAAHVADLLGSEKDRAENLMIVDLVRNDIGRCARPGSVRVTGLFEVETYATVHQLVSTVQGRLAPGRTAVDCVRAAFPAGSMTGAPKVRTMRVLDRLEGGARGVYSGALGYFSLSGAADLSVVIRTAVVTDDRVTYGVGGAIVTLSDPAEEFAETMVKAVPLRTLTGAELTARTPGRRTDG
- a CDS encoding HD domain-containing protein is translated as MTIADIKVPDSVLAKEATELVRDTADELIFHHSRRVYLFGALQGNRRGLSYDAELLYVGAMFHDLGLTEKHRTSTRRFEIDGAEDAKEFLLARGVTEDAARVVWEAIALHTTPEIPTYMAPEIALVTAGVELDVLGIGYDDIADEQRAAVVAAHPRPDFKRRILQAFNDGIAHRPDTTFGNIKADVLARYTEGYVRPNFVDVITESRWPE
- a CDS encoding helix-turn-helix domain-containing protein translates to MHQGNATDEIVDILDQLAVGVTPDRLKQVERAKDLALRVQGLMSQQHSRQTGLAALIDTARELTRPYDLSSLLTVIARRARFLLGLDMAWLSIHSPAGGESVVHAADGHISMVSVGMRVPTAGGLGNLVTERAAPVWTADYLAEDEIPRTDTTHGAVRAEGLRAVLGVPLRRDAAILGVLYVGHRQVRSFTPDEITLMSSLGDLAAVAIEKAQRLGRAQDEVSELRLDASRAEDSYASAQRLNLVYARLIDLVLRGGDLHTLVDEAGELLGGTFLVRDPSGTDLTATPVPGLDEAELRKVAMGAHPGGRPVMTPGGTWVCPILAGEEPLGTLILATDRPLDEQQTHIISLTARVTAVSLLLQQSTSLAELQVRSEVFQDLIHGEQLSARQLADRARRLAVDLSVPHVLVVARPENDPQGRGAFWASSYAHQRSGLKSVESDGIVLLLPGADAGATGRTVATEFAAALGHPVTVGSAGPVTSAETLSEAFQEAQRCLDALTALGSAGGAASSRELGFLGLLLSDEPNAGGFIADAIGPVLEYDAQQGTELTRTLETYFSLGGSATRTADALHVHPNTVARRLERITELLGERWQDSTQRLEVQIALRLNRIRHTVRARGGGLTARR